CccaagtcaatacatgttaaaatcacctttggcagcaattacagctgggagtcttcttgggtaagtatctaagagatttacacacctggattgtgcaatgttagcccattattcttttcataattcttcaagctctgtcaatattgtggggatcatggctagacaacaattttcaagtcttgtcataaATTTtcagcagatttaagtcaaaactgtaacttggccactcaggaacattcactgtcttcttggtaagcaactccagtgtagatttggccttgtgttgaaagatattgtcctgctgaaaggtggatttgtctcccagtgtctcttgtacagcagactgaaccaggtttttctagGATCTGTTCTTAGAtcagtggttctcaatcctggtcctggggaccctgAGGGGCGCACATTTTGTTTTTAGCACTCAACAACTGATTCAAATTATCAAATCACCATCAAGCTtttatcatttgaatcagctgtgtagtgctaaggcaaaaacaaaatgtGCGCCACTTTGGGTCCCCAGGATCAGGATCGAGAACCGCTGGCTTAGATCCATCTTCtttcttttcatcctgaaaatctccctggtatttgccgatgtcaagcatacccataccatgatgcagccagcaccatgcttgaaaataaggaggcagttactcagtgatgtgttgtgtcgGATAGCGCGCCAAACACAAGGCTTTGTATTTAGGCCAGAAAGTGAATTCATTGGCCTTTTTTTCTTCAGTGCCTTGCTGCATACAATATGCATGttttgtaaatgtttttattctgtatatttgtgttcttttcactctgtcatttagttcattattgtggagtcactactaagttgatccatcctcagtgcttccatcacagccattgaactgaAACTGTTTTGAATCACCAATGACCTTATGGTAACATCCCTCAGCAGTTtaattcctgtcctgcagctcagttcagacgGATGActgcatctttgatgtgtctgggtggtttaatacataatccacagcataattattaacttgaccattcTTAGAGACATCCAaagtctgatttgttattgttacccatctaccaatcactgccctttatgaggcttttgaaaagctccttggtctttgtagttgaatctgtgcttgaaatttgACTGAGGGACAGTACAGATGTtttatgtatgggggacagaggaagggttagtcattcaaaaaccatgtcaacccctattatttcacacagagggagtccatgtaacttattgtgtgatttgttaagccaaatgtTACTCCTGAGCTAATTTAGGATACTTCTCATTTATAttcatcttaaaaaaaaaaaattaagttagAATTGTTATTCCACCTGCAGAGTATATTGACTAGATTGTTGACAAATTATAATTAAATCCATACTAAATCAGAACATTTTGGgggaagaaatccaaggggtatgaatacatgGATCTACATTTTACATTACCTTGCAACGCAGGCAGGAGTGTTGCCCTAATCTGTTGCAGGAAGCACCTGAAATGAACATGGGGGAAAACACAGTATATATTAACACATGAAAAAGTTTATTTAAAATCACTATAGCTAGGGGTTAACCTTTCTCTAAACTTCCAACTGGCAGAATGCCTACTTTCCTATACGTTACATGGTGTTCCTCATGTCTGCCAAAGTCTGCCCTAAGGCTAAACGTCAACAGGTTAGTGTTGAAACCTCTTGATTTCTCATGATCCAACACAATGTGGATGATTGACAGGTGAGAAAGACACCCTAATTGCTCACATTTGTAAGTCTCCGCCTCCAGGACTTGGCAACTGGCTTGGTGCTCAAACTGGTCATCCTCACACAGGAAGTTGTGGCAGAAGGAGCAACGGTATACCCTTCCCCCTGTGTCAGATAGGAAAAAAGGTGGAATGATTACAAAAGGGACAAGGTGGATGGCAACCAGCATTTGGGTGCATGTATTGACATAAAAAAAGCAAATTATAGGCCTTGTTTAGTTTTGCAGACCAGGCAGGTTGGATAATATTATAAAATGGCATAATTTACCATGGTCCCATACACAGCGTTCACACTCGATACAGTCGGCATCCATGAGAGGACATGTGCAAGCGTGGGTACTGAGGCACTTTCTCCCGTGGCACACCCAGGCCTCACAGAAGTCACACACTGCCCCCTTGTGGACAGAGACAACATCTCACATTACACATATAAAGACATCCAATGATAAACTCATGACTGTGGACAATCTGGGCACATATCACAATGTTAAATAGATGTAGGTCTACACCAGGGGTGTACTCATTACGTCTTGCAACGGAAACCATTTGCCATTtaagaaccaaacggaagcaaacagagcaaACGAAACGGTGAGGGACCTACCTTCAATTTGTGCAATAGAGACTAAACATTTTTCATTTGGAGTAAATGGTTACAATTGcagaacgttttgcaacagaatcggcataATGAATACATCCCATGGTCATATTCACTAGAAACCAAAGGAGGCAAACTATCGGGGACTACCTGAATTTGACCGATAAGAAACACTTGTTTTCCATTGTGAAACGTTTTGCCATGGTGTGCATTAATGATTACTACTGAGTATTTATTACTCCCATCTCAATAAAGTTTTTCAAACGGCTCTCATCTCTTACCACCATGCCCATTCCCGTAGCGTGGATCCCTGGGTGCTTGATGACACAGTCTGATGACTTCATGCATTTGGTTTTGCCTTTAGTTAAAATACAGGAAGACAGTATCACACCACAACACGATACGATACATGGTTCTTTCACTCCTATACAAATATCTTACATGTAACATTGTGCAATATCTTTCTTTGCCACTTGAGGGGATAAATTAAGTTGGGCTCAAGGGATTTTAAATCAGAAACATGCCATGCTTGTCACAATTTATCTTAGACTCACCACATTGACCACACTGGGGCAGCTTCTGAACGTTTGCACAGAAGTAGCAGAAAGCTCTGTTCTTCTGCCGTCTTGGGTGTCATTGAAACAGGGGAACAAAGTGTCAAAGCCTCCATCACCTGTAGATTATAGTTGCTAATAAAGAAATAATGCATCTTGTTCAAATAGTTGAATTGTGTTCACACAATTTaacctttatgtaactaggcaactcagttaagaacaaattcttatttacaatgacggcccaccccggccaaaccctaacgacgctgggccaattgtgcgccgccttatgggcctcccaatcacgtctggttgtgatacagtctggaattgaaccagggtctgtagttgtgagatgcagtgccttaggccgctgcgccactcaggaaccccaatgttagctagttaagttATTCATTAAgatgaatgtaaaaaaaaatattgattgAAGATGTCTTACCTCTGGCATTTGTCACATTCCTGCAACACCAGATGAGGACTACAGTAAGTATGAGGACTGCAGTAAGTACTAGGGAAATAATCATGATTTACAGTCATTGTTAGCTATCCATTTCATATTGTGATGAGAACATGTATATTATTCCATACCATTGCTGAATTGCAAGGGGACTTTGCAACGTCAACAAAGCCCTTGTTGGCTCGAGTCTGTTTCTCCCGTTCCTTGCGGTTCTCTGCCTTCTTGCGTGCACCAGTCTTCTTTTTCGGCATCTTTCAGTTTCTGTAGCTGGCTTTACTGAAGGCATGTGGGGGATTAGCAAACCATAGCtataactaactaaccaaccaaGCCAGCTCAGTCAATGGCATCACATCTTGACAGACTGGACACACATCATTAGTCTAGGTCCTTACGAAAATATAAATGTTGTAAAACTGTATTAGTTAGTTAACTAGGTATCtacgtaaaaaaatattttaaaaagtagTTATTTAACTATCTATCTGCTTAACGTTACGTGTGCTGAGCAACACAGTTCAAACACGCGCTAACTAGCTGGACTTCATGGAAATACCAGATGCAGCAACGACATGTAATAGAAACTAATTTTATAATTAACAGATAAAAGCCTTAACCGACATGtgctgtttatatattttttaacacatTATAACCCAAAATGTAAAG
This genomic interval from Salvelinus alpinus chromosome 6, SLU_Salpinus.1, whole genome shotgun sequence contains the following:
- the znf330 gene encoding zinc finger protein 330, with the protein product MPKKKTGARKKAENRKEREKQTRANKGFVDVAKSPCNSAMECDKCQRRQKNRAFCYFCANVQKLPQCGQCGKTKCMKSSDCVIKHPGIHATGMGMVGAVCDFCEAWVCHGRKCLSTHACTCPLMDADCIECERCVWDHGGRVYRCSFCHNFLCEDDQFEHQASCQVLEAETYKCASCNRLGQHSCLRCKACFCDDHVKSKVFKQDKGKNPPCPKCGHETQETKDLSMSTRTTKFGRQSGADEDSYGYGGYGASGYDSYWKNVSSSGGGEGDQEDDGGDDDDDDEEEEEDEEDDEEEEDEEVADSLAGLKIEGTPVIEAVP